A window of the Burkholderia sp. 9120 genome harbors these coding sequences:
- the ybgF gene encoding tol-pal system protein YbgF codes for MTHRFSWLRFAAAACVAGTAFVTVPAHAGIFDDDQARQAILDLRSKTDSLSSQLSAAQRTILDQSNRLDQLNQQVATLRGQNEDMGNQLTTLQKQQKDYYTDLDTRLKKFEPQQQTVDGVQGEVQPGETDSFNAASQQFRGGDFKNAAASFRTFISKYPNSPYQPTAQYWLGNALYALRDYKGSTATWQGVVKNYPQHPRAPDSLMAIANNQLEQGQKAAAKKTLEQIVAQYSGSDVAQSAQSKLSQIK; via the coding sequence ATGACGCATCGTTTCTCCTGGCTGCGGTTTGCCGCAGCGGCCTGTGTCGCAGGCACCGCCTTCGTGACGGTGCCCGCGCATGCGGGCATCTTCGACGACGATCAGGCCCGTCAGGCCATTCTCGATCTGCGTTCGAAGACCGATAGCCTGTCGAGCCAGTTGTCGGCCGCACAGCGTACGATCCTCGATCAGTCCAACCGTCTCGACCAGCTCAACCAGCAGGTCGCTACGCTGCGTGGACAGAACGAGGACATGGGCAACCAGCTCACCACGCTGCAAAAACAGCAGAAGGACTACTACACCGATCTGGACACGCGGCTGAAGAAATTCGAGCCGCAGCAACAGACGGTGGACGGCGTCCAGGGTGAGGTTCAGCCGGGTGAAACCGATTCGTTCAACGCGGCTTCGCAGCAGTTCCGTGGTGGCGATTTCAAGAATGCGGCGGCGTCGTTCCGCACTTTCATCTCCAAGTATCCGAACAGTCCTTACCAGCCGACCGCGCAGTACTGGCTCGGCAACGCGCTGTATGCATTGCGCGACTACAAGGGTTCGACGGCGACCTGGCAGGGTGTGGTGAAGAACTACCCGCAGCATCCGCGTGCGCCGGATTCACTGATGGCGATTGCGAACAATCAGCTCGAGCAAGGTCAGAAGGCTGCGGCCAAGAAGACGCTGGAGCAGATCGTGGCGCAATACAGCGGCTCGGACGTCGCTCAGTCGGCTCAGAGCAAGCTGTCGCAGATCAAGTAG
- a CDS encoding DUF488 domain-containing protein, producing MTVFTIGYEGLSIDAFMALLVENDVETVVDIRELPLSRKPGFSKKALASVLNLTGLEYVHMASLGCPRPVRDRYREDGNWKRYTVGFLKHLKSQEAAIVELSDLVASSNCALLCYEADYNFCHRSMVANAVHDYSDAGIQHITAADARIASPARLRLAFV from the coding sequence ATGACTGTTTTCACTATAGGCTACGAAGGACTTAGCATCGACGCGTTCATGGCGTTGCTCGTTGAGAATGACGTCGAAACGGTTGTGGACATCCGCGAACTGCCCCTGTCGCGGAAACCGGGTTTTTCGAAGAAAGCTCTGGCCAGCGTGCTGAACCTAACTGGTCTCGAATACGTTCATATGGCCAGTCTGGGCTGCCCTCGACCCGTGCGTGACCGCTACCGTGAGGACGGCAACTGGAAACGCTACACGGTAGGTTTCCTGAAGCACCTGAAGAGTCAGGAGGCCGCCATCGTCGAGCTTTCGGATCTGGTTGCGTCGTCGAACTGCGCGTTGCTGTGCTACGAGGCTGACTACAATTTCTGCCACCGCTCAATGGTCGCGAACGCGGTGCACGACTACAGCGACGCCGGCATCCAGCACATCACGGCTGCTGACGCTAGAATAGCCAGCCCTGCCCGTCTTCGACTGGCTTTCGTTTAG
- a CDS encoding DUF2513 domain-containing protein, whose product MKRDWDLLRKQLTNIEEELNVLADIPDEPKRTDQSEAEFTRQREEYSAIEARILGHLELLIKNGYVEGIKITRGLNGHFMISRSTPRLTMAGHDLLDTMRSKPVWETSRQQRDQRALS is encoded by the coding sequence ATGAAACGAGACTGGGATCTGCTGCGCAAGCAGCTCACCAACATTGAAGAAGAGCTCAACGTGCTTGCGGACATTCCCGACGAACCGAAACGGACCGATCAGTCCGAAGCTGAATTTACTCGCCAGCGCGAGGAATACAGCGCTATTGAAGCGAGAATCCTTGGGCATCTCGAACTGCTGATCAAAAATGGTTACGTTGAGGGCATCAAGATAACGCGAGGCCTCAATGGTCATTTCATGATCAGTCGATCCACCCCGCGTCTGACTATGGCGGGACACGACCTTCTCGACACGATGCGCTCCAAGCCCGTTTGGGAAACATCAAGGCAGCAGCGCGATCAAAGGGCATTGAGCTGA
- a CDS encoding TrlF family AAA-like ATPase: MTEKLQECLVQPNGAHFYRGDLHIHSYVASHDVSDTGMTPQAIIDTAVQENLQIIAVADHNEIGNVQAAVAAGTAAGILVVPAVELSTPEGHLLCYFPTADVLAQFHGRLDLADRGQSNSRCRTAMHACLELTQQLGGFCILAHVDVGNGLETKVPGGSPHKIDILCHKALLGIELSAAGSPVRYAPDDPDNVRANIGKQRIERLGLGERQYLARILSSDSHTVKALGRNANLDRKLTRYKMSTPSFDGLRHALEEGDSRIRLEEEVPSATPYILGAIIGGGFLRGQSIHFSPNLNCIIGGRGTGKSTTFEAVRCLTGTASGAEVVDSEVWPQLLHLFWQDEAGQQHSISRAIGEGLTNLDDPLDGPVAFELDCFGQGEAGRVREQARSDPLALMKYLDTFTRAQDAVDEEHIVRDNLATQREKIIEAEKKVEAIAPTQRALSTIQQQLKAFEAVKGSEVITLQRSLASEKTRRDLFEEEMADLEEQIGDSSLVEAAASLRSIVDATEIVTGRTEAAEVLAAVKSFRGYLERARDEIACEFDEFQSKANAALERWVAKEKPIREEIETKRAALESKGIKLDMAHVAQLTKDEAKQQKLLANLKTCEPQLKTLRAQYATLLSERWRARKKVAALRQAYAIKASRALAEVLSDFQVKLQYVESGFSTEAVSIIAGAMSWRTVNHSKARLIVEKLTIPGLLTAISKSQPTALTEIRNGDIQEFSTSEAREILEKLSEAPLRAALEHCHLDDLPRLTVSRRIDGGEKPKFMQRDFSQLSLGQQQSVLLALILSSDSKRPLIIDQPEDNLDSEFIFHTFVPVLRRAKERRQVIIVTHNANIAVLGDAEQLIVFKSNSDHSVIVARGSIDDKVAQDAACKILEGAREAFTRRARIYGIN; encoded by the coding sequence ATGACTGAAAAATTACAAGAATGTCTGGTGCAGCCAAACGGGGCGCATTTTTATCGGGGCGACCTCCATATCCACTCTTATGTCGCATCTCATGACGTAAGCGACACCGGAATGACGCCGCAAGCCATCATCGACACTGCGGTACAAGAGAACCTGCAGATTATCGCGGTAGCGGATCACAATGAGATCGGCAATGTTCAGGCTGCTGTTGCAGCCGGCACAGCCGCAGGCATTCTCGTTGTTCCAGCCGTCGAACTCTCCACGCCAGAGGGGCATCTCCTTTGCTATTTTCCGACGGCCGATGTACTTGCACAGTTCCATGGCAGACTCGACCTTGCGGACCGAGGCCAGAGCAATAGCCGCTGCCGCACCGCCATGCATGCCTGCCTGGAACTGACCCAGCAACTCGGCGGATTCTGCATACTCGCCCACGTTGACGTGGGCAATGGCCTCGAAACCAAAGTTCCGGGTGGCTCGCCTCACAAGATTGACATCCTCTGCCACAAGGCCCTGCTTGGCATTGAACTCAGCGCGGCGGGATCGCCGGTGCGCTATGCGCCTGATGACCCCGATAACGTTCGGGCAAACATCGGCAAGCAACGCATTGAAAGGCTCGGTTTGGGGGAGCGCCAATATCTTGCTCGGATTCTAAGTTCCGATTCTCACACCGTGAAAGCCCTCGGCCGCAATGCGAATCTGGATCGAAAGCTCACGCGCTACAAGATGTCAACCCCGTCCTTTGACGGCTTGCGCCACGCGCTTGAGGAGGGGGATTCCCGCATCCGTCTTGAAGAAGAGGTTCCGTCGGCCACCCCATACATCCTGGGCGCGATCATAGGTGGCGGATTTCTCAGGGGGCAAAGCATTCATTTCAGCCCCAATCTCAATTGCATCATCGGCGGACGCGGAACAGGAAAATCCACCACATTCGAAGCGGTAAGATGCCTTACAGGCACGGCGTCGGGAGCCGAGGTCGTTGACTCCGAAGTGTGGCCGCAGCTGCTGCATCTTTTCTGGCAGGACGAGGCCGGTCAGCAACATTCAATTTCCAGGGCGATCGGCGAAGGCCTCACAAATCTGGACGATCCGCTTGACGGGCCAGTTGCTTTCGAACTCGATTGCTTCGGTCAGGGAGAAGCGGGCCGCGTTCGGGAGCAGGCCAGGAGTGATCCACTTGCTCTGATGAAGTATCTTGACACATTCACAAGGGCTCAGGATGCGGTCGATGAGGAGCATATAGTCCGGGACAATCTCGCGACCCAGCGTGAAAAGATCATCGAGGCTGAAAAGAAGGTGGAAGCCATCGCACCAACGCAACGCGCACTGAGTACGATACAGCAGCAGCTAAAAGCATTTGAAGCCGTCAAGGGTTCCGAAGTGATTACGCTTCAGCGTAGTCTGGCAAGCGAGAAAACCAGGCGTGACCTTTTCGAAGAAGAAATGGCCGACCTGGAAGAGCAGATCGGGGATAGCTCGCTTGTCGAGGCAGCGGCATCACTACGCTCGATCGTCGATGCAACAGAAATTGTGACCGGGCGCACCGAAGCCGCCGAAGTCCTGGCGGCCGTGAAGAGTTTTCGCGGTTATCTTGAGCGGGCGCGAGATGAAATCGCCTGCGAATTTGACGAGTTTCAGAGCAAGGCGAATGCAGCGCTTGAACGCTGGGTCGCGAAAGAGAAGCCAATTCGCGAAGAAATCGAAACCAAGCGAGCCGCTCTGGAATCGAAGGGGATCAAGCTTGACATGGCGCATGTGGCGCAATTGACGAAAGACGAAGCAAAGCAACAAAAATTGCTGGCGAATCTCAAGACGTGCGAGCCGCAGCTCAAAACATTGCGCGCCCAGTACGCGACACTTCTCTCCGAAAGATGGCGGGCCCGGAAAAAGGTCGCGGCACTACGGCAGGCTTACGCCATAAAAGCGTCTCGCGCACTCGCCGAGGTGCTGTCGGACTTCCAGGTCAAACTTCAATATGTCGAAAGCGGGTTTTCTACTGAGGCAGTGAGCATCATCGCCGGCGCGATGAGCTGGCGCACGGTGAACCATTCCAAGGCGCGCCTGATTGTTGAAAAACTCACTATTCCTGGTCTGCTCACCGCGATCTCAAAATCGCAACCTACTGCACTGACGGAAATCAGGAATGGCGATATTCAGGAGTTTTCGACCTCCGAGGCCCGGGAAATCCTGGAAAAACTGAGCGAAGCGCCATTGCGTGCAGCGCTTGAACACTGTCATCTCGATGATTTGCCGCGATTGACGGTGAGCCGGCGAATCGACGGCGGGGAGAAGCCGAAATTTATGCAACGCGACTTCTCTCAACTCTCGTTGGGACAACAGCAGTCCGTTCTGCTTGCACTCATTCTCTCTTCTGACAGCAAACGTCCACTCATCATCGACCAGCCCGAGGACAACCTCGACAGCGAATTCATTTTTCACACCTTCGTTCCCGTGCTGCGTCGCGCGAAGGAACGGCGACAGGTGATCATCGTCACCCACAATGCCAATATCGCCGTTCTTGGCGACGCCGAGCAGTTGATTGTGTTCAAGAGCAACAGCGACCACAGCGTGATCGTGGCGCGGGGTTCAATTGACGACAAGGTGGCTCAAGATGCAGCGTGCAAGATCCTTGAGGGCGCGCGGGAAGCGTTCACACGTCGGGCAAGGATCTATGGAATAAACTGA
- a CDS encoding DUF932 domain-containing protein, producing MHLVQTMAYVNETPWHGLGNQLAHNQPLEVWAQQAGMNWKIEESEVRFVAGNAGLGSIHAFPEQKVLYRSDTRAPLSVVSSRYQVVQPAEILEFYRDLTEVGGFELETAGVLKEGKKLWALARTGQSATLKGRDKVNGYLLLATACDGTLATTAQFTSVRVVCNNTLAIALGDSTGAVKVPHRSQFDAQAVKRQLGIAISSWDGFMVRMKALSERKVTAESAEAYFRRVLTYQTGSASGAADKPNATTNDSAIRAVHDLFAGRGKGATLASASGTAWGLLNSVTEFVDHQRRARSEDHRRDAAWFGHGATLKQKAWDEALKLVV from the coding sequence ATGCATCTCGTACAAACCATGGCCTACGTCAACGAAACCCCGTGGCACGGTCTGGGCAATCAGCTTGCCCACAACCAGCCGCTCGAAGTCTGGGCGCAACAGGCCGGTATGAACTGGAAGATTGAAGAATCTGAGGTTCGTTTCGTAGCTGGCAACGCTGGCCTCGGTTCCATCCATGCATTTCCGGAACAGAAGGTGCTGTATCGCTCGGACACCAGGGCACCGCTGTCCGTCGTGTCAAGCCGCTATCAGGTCGTCCAGCCCGCAGAGATCCTGGAGTTCTATCGCGACCTGACCGAGGTCGGCGGCTTCGAGCTCGAAACGGCTGGTGTCCTGAAGGAAGGTAAGAAGCTCTGGGCGCTCGCGCGCACCGGCCAGAGCGCCACACTCAAGGGACGTGACAAGGTGAACGGCTATCTGCTGCTCGCCACCGCATGCGACGGCACGCTCGCGACGACGGCGCAGTTCACCTCTGTTCGTGTCGTGTGCAACAACACCCTCGCCATCGCGTTGGGTGACAGCACCGGAGCGGTCAAGGTTCCGCATCGCAGCCAGTTCGATGCGCAGGCCGTGAAGCGTCAACTCGGCATCGCCATTTCGTCGTGGGACGGGTTCATGGTGCGGATGAAAGCGCTGTCGGAGCGCAAGGTCACAGCCGAATCTGCTGAAGCGTATTTTCGCCGCGTGCTGACCTATCAGACCGGTAGCGCATCGGGGGCTGCGGACAAACCGAACGCGACCACCAACGATAGCGCGATCCGTGCCGTGCACGACCTGTTCGCCGGTCGAGGCAAGGGGGCAACGCTCGCGTCTGCCTCTGGGACCGCGTGGGGGCTGCTCAATAGCGTAACCGAGTTTGTCGACCACCAGCGCCGTGCACGCAGCGAAGACCACCGGCGCGACGCGGCGTGGTTTGGCCACGGAGCAACGCTCAAACAGAAGGCCTGGGACGAAGCACTGAAGCTTGTCGTCTGA
- a CDS encoding lambda-exonuclease family protein, whose amino-acid sequence MSQLIQEEKPFRKGSALRLVETRSLSRTDWLEVRRTGIGGSDAAAAVGLNPYKSALELWLEKTGRDANLAQPDPHDTTEPVYWGTLLEPIVAAAYTQQTGNRVRKVNAVLQHPTIPFMLANLDREIVGVPGLQILECKTAGEFGARLWRDGVPEYVQLQVQHQLAVTGKRAADVAVLLCGQQLAVHRIERDDELIARLIPLEAAFWQYVTTDTPPPADGSESADRALRCLYPGHAGVTVDFTDDRRMCSTFADLVAVRAEIEAREQQEARLKQTIQQAMGDASRALFETGEVSFKRSKDSDGTDLKRLLADHPALQQQYAITKPGSRRFLVSV is encoded by the coding sequence ATGTCGCAACTCATCCAGGAAGAGAAACCCTTCAGAAAAGGCTCTGCATTACGCCTGGTCGAAACACGCAGCCTGAGCCGCACCGACTGGCTGGAGGTCCGCAGGACCGGCATCGGTGGGTCCGACGCAGCAGCAGCAGTGGGCCTCAATCCATACAAGAGTGCGCTCGAACTGTGGCTGGAAAAGACGGGGCGCGACGCGAATCTCGCCCAACCCGATCCACACGACACTACGGAACCCGTCTACTGGGGAACGCTACTCGAACCCATCGTCGCCGCAGCCTATACGCAGCAGACCGGCAATCGCGTGCGTAAGGTCAACGCGGTCCTTCAGCATCCAACCATCCCCTTCATGCTGGCCAATCTCGACAGGGAGATTGTGGGTGTGCCGGGACTGCAGATTCTGGAATGCAAGACGGCGGGCGAGTTTGGCGCTCGGCTGTGGCGGGACGGCGTGCCGGAGTATGTGCAACTGCAGGTCCAGCACCAGCTGGCCGTGACCGGCAAGCGCGCCGCCGACGTCGCTGTGCTGCTATGTGGTCAGCAACTGGCGGTGCACCGTATAGAACGAGACGACGAACTCATCGCCCGGCTCATCCCCCTCGAAGCGGCGTTCTGGCAGTACGTCACAACCGACACGCCCCCGCCCGCAGATGGTTCCGAGTCCGCCGATCGCGCCTTGCGCTGCCTGTACCCCGGACATGCCGGTGTAACGGTCGACTTCACGGACGACCGGCGGATGTGTTCGACGTTCGCTGATCTCGTCGCAGTACGCGCGGAGATTGAAGCGCGCGAGCAGCAGGAAGCCAGACTCAAACAAACCATCCAGCAGGCAATGGGCGATGCGTCCCGAGCGCTGTTCGAAACCGGCGAGGTCTCGTTCAAACGCAGTAAGGACTCGGATGGCACTGATCTTAAGCGGCTACTCGCCGATCACCCCGCCTTGCAACAACAGTACGCCATCACGAAACCGGGTTCGCGCCGCTTCCTGGTTTCCGTCTGA
- a CDS encoding DUF4238 domain-containing protein yields MLPKYLEIKKRHHYVWASYLTRWGRGTEDVFYTTRKGKIAHDSVRGIVVDDYFYKMSTLTSNHVKVIEGYSRKSPGLLHQQHMSYLHDFLKIQRAEEVYCQFATQNQEVELHLNAAKCNLIENLHSGHEKTALPMLAALADEKLDLLHDNQHMVQFMMFIGQQFCRTKAFRDNVLKILNRRNALEIEVADATAHSWWFLSYMYGMNLGWSLYADRNKARHALLINDTSVPFITSDHPVVNVHSCVSETEFSAPEHADFYYPISPTIAYIICDSDRFTQGKNRVDETTVVELNSKQAAQAMMHIIGDTEEAIHPYKKQIGRRYQKAFHGRIVV; encoded by the coding sequence ATGTTGCCCAAATACCTTGAAATCAAGAAGCGGCATCACTACGTCTGGGCGAGCTATCTCACCCGTTGGGGGCGTGGCACGGAAGATGTCTTCTATACCACTAGAAAGGGGAAAATTGCACATGACAGCGTGCGGGGCATTGTCGTCGATGACTATTTCTACAAGATGTCCACGCTTACCAGCAATCATGTCAAGGTAATTGAAGGTTATTCTCGAAAAAGTCCGGGCCTTCTCCACCAGCAACACATGTCGTATCTTCACGACTTCCTGAAAATCCAACGAGCTGAAGAAGTCTACTGTCAATTCGCGACTCAGAATCAGGAAGTCGAACTTCATCTTAACGCTGCGAAGTGCAACCTGATTGAAAATCTCCACTCCGGTCACGAAAAGACGGCGCTACCAATGTTGGCCGCACTCGCTGATGAAAAGCTCGATTTGCTGCATGATAATCAGCACATGGTTCAGTTTATGATGTTTATCGGTCAACAATTCTGCCGTACCAAGGCTTTCCGCGATAACGTACTCAAAATTCTAAATCGGCGCAATGCCCTTGAGATTGAAGTCGCTGACGCCACGGCACACTCATGGTGGTTTTTGAGCTACATGTACGGGATGAACCTCGGATGGAGCCTGTACGCGGATCGCAACAAGGCGAGGCATGCATTGCTGATAAATGACACCTCAGTGCCTTTCATCACGTCCGACCATCCCGTCGTCAACGTTCATTCGTGTGTGTCGGAAACGGAATTCTCCGCACCTGAGCATGCCGACTTCTATTATCCGATTTCGCCGACGATCGCTTACATCATCTGTGATTCCGACCGGTTCACACAGGGCAAAAATCGGGTTGACGAGACTACCGTCGTCGAACTCAATTCGAAACAGGCGGCCCAAGCGATGATGCACATCATCGGCGATACGGAGGAAGCCATTCACCCCTACAAAAAACAGATCGGGCGACGCTATCAGAAGGCTTTTCATGGCCGGATCGTGGTGTGA
- a CDS encoding Rap1a/Tai family immunity protein, with product MRFRHALIFISGLIASNANAGGLAFHGGFETGSSYNDLSVTERIGYAEGLVDGLLVSSVLTGSDRNLDMLSGCIHGMTNKQVVAVFDKYLRDNPKYWQDPMNMLALTALKETCAIAQTPPGQPAAK from the coding sequence ATGCGATTTAGACATGCGTTGATCTTCATCTCGGGGCTGATCGCCTCAAATGCAAATGCGGGCGGATTGGCGTTCCACGGCGGTTTTGAGACGGGTAGTTCCTACAACGATCTTTCAGTTACGGAGCGTATTGGCTACGCAGAGGGACTTGTCGACGGGTTGTTGGTGTCGTCTGTGCTCACCGGTTCGGACCGCAATCTCGACATGCTGAGTGGATGCATACACGGGATGACTAACAAGCAGGTAGTCGCAGTCTTTGACAAGTACCTTCGCGACAACCCGAAGTATTGGCAGGATCCCATGAACATGCTAGCGCTCACGGCATTGAAAGAAACGTGCGCAATTGCCCAAACGCCGCCGGGCCAACCTGCAGCAAAGTGA
- a CDS encoding HEPN domain-containing protein, with amino-acid sequence MDEKGTIKFDWGAAIQNAIRYTSTSFVANPMQINSGALPFAFPDGSVLDKATPIERENIKVKLDSLIGRSGTLSLTSIFECKQIPTELPGGGHSIQTESLPESEWKYYVVRYPGTRNVNVNLHYAASICEAPLDLLSFSFSEISHGWKSERLQKYFNIGSHPGFAGRFDEINVDSLKEIAITYDLLISTTGGIGGKGGFPEILRALQMLDSLNDLPSNSDFVCLGLFAIIEMLITHNPVLEDRGDSITHQMKSKIPLLSRRFDRPLPLSAYFGDASSEKIWSALYSYRSSVAHGGVPDFRKKLQLLVSQENADKFLRVTVKSLIRHALREPDLYSDLRAC; translated from the coding sequence ATGGATGAGAAAGGCACGATTAAATTCGACTGGGGAGCCGCCATTCAAAATGCCATTCGGTACACGTCAACATCCTTTGTCGCCAATCCAATGCAGATAAATTCTGGGGCGCTTCCGTTTGCGTTTCCAGATGGCAGCGTTCTTGACAAAGCCACGCCAATTGAGCGGGAAAATATAAAGGTCAAACTAGATTCATTAATTGGCAGGAGTGGGACTTTATCTCTGACGAGCATCTTTGAATGCAAACAGATACCTACCGAGCTACCTGGAGGTGGTCATTCAATTCAAACCGAATCGCTGCCGGAGTCGGAATGGAAATACTATGTTGTGCGCTATCCCGGGACGAGAAATGTAAACGTCAATTTGCACTATGCGGCAAGTATTTGCGAGGCGCCGCTTGACCTTCTGTCATTCAGTTTCTCGGAGATCTCTCATGGCTGGAAATCCGAGCGTTTGCAGAAATATTTTAATATCGGCTCCCATCCAGGATTTGCTGGCAGATTTGATGAAATAAACGTCGACTCGCTTAAGGAAATAGCGATTACGTACGATCTGTTGATCTCAACAACAGGTGGTATCGGTGGAAAAGGTGGCTTTCCAGAAATTCTTCGAGCCTTGCAGATGCTCGACTCGCTAAACGATCTTCCTTCGAATTCCGACTTTGTATGTTTGGGGCTGTTTGCGATTATAGAAATGCTAATAACGCACAATCCTGTCTTGGAGGATCGCGGCGACTCGATCACTCACCAAATGAAGTCTAAAATTCCACTCTTGTCGCGTCGCTTTGATCGCCCACTTCCTCTCTCAGCGTATTTTGGTGACGCTTCTTCCGAAAAAATATGGTCCGCACTTTATTCATATCGGAGTAGCGTGGCGCATGGCGGTGTCCCTGATTTTCGCAAGAAACTACAGTTACTCGTCAGCCAAGAGAACGCTGACAAGTTTTTGCGGGTTACGGTTAAGTCCCTCATCCGTCACGCATTGAGAGAGCCAGATCTATATAGTGACCTGCGCGCCTGTTAG
- a CDS encoding helix-turn-helix transcriptional regulator, translating to MDQLATVVGRAIARNRVAARLTQEQVAEQLGIGNEAVSRIERGLVMPNVARLVELADAFDCDIADLLTEVSSRPSDQARHVARLLSGVSSKDREMIVEIVERLTARLARR from the coding sequence ATGGACCAACTGGCGACGGTTGTAGGAAGGGCGATTGCGCGAAACCGCGTCGCAGCACGTCTCACTCAGGAGCAGGTCGCAGAGCAATTGGGGATCGGGAACGAGGCGGTCTCGAGGATCGAGCGGGGACTGGTGATGCCCAACGTGGCGCGGCTCGTGGAGCTGGCTGACGCTTTCGATTGCGATATTGCAGATCTGCTGACCGAGGTCAGCAGCCGCCCGAGCGATCAGGCAAGGCACGTGGCACGGTTACTGTCTGGCGTGAGCAGCAAGGACCGGGAGATGATCGTCGAGATAGTGGAGCGGCTGACGGCCAGATTGGCTCGTCGCTGA
- a CDS encoding TetR/AcrR family transcriptional regulator, whose amino-acid sequence MIQNTARPVGRPRSFDETGALEKATQVFWSKGYDGVTIDDLVAGMGVGRPSLYAVFGDKRAIFLRVLKAYAERKGASAAKALLSPQSLRDSIADFLRYAVESATEKGSARGCLMMCVAPLVNDAEVQRFLQSAVAGGAALVERRFRDGISAGEIPSDFPVAARATQVTDLARGLTMRAQMGTPRKTLLKDAEEAADLVLLPRRA is encoded by the coding sequence ATGATTCAAAATACTGCTAGGCCAGTGGGGCGACCGCGCAGTTTCGACGAGACGGGGGCGCTGGAAAAGGCGACTCAGGTGTTCTGGTCGAAAGGCTACGACGGAGTGACGATTGACGATCTCGTCGCCGGGATGGGTGTGGGACGGCCGAGCCTGTATGCCGTCTTTGGGGACAAGCGGGCGATATTCTTGCGGGTCCTTAAGGCGTACGCAGAACGGAAGGGCGCATCAGCCGCGAAGGCACTCCTCTCGCCACAGAGTCTTCGCGACTCGATCGCGGACTTTCTGAGGTACGCCGTCGAAAGTGCGACCGAGAAAGGGTCCGCCCGGGGCTGCCTTATGATGTGCGTCGCGCCGCTTGTGAACGACGCTGAGGTTCAGCGGTTCCTGCAGAGCGCGGTCGCGGGCGGTGCGGCGCTGGTGGAGCGCCGTTTCCGGGACGGGATCAGTGCGGGAGAAATCCCATCTGACTTTCCCGTCGCCGCGCGCGCAACCCAAGTCACGGATTTAGCGCGTGGGCTGACCATGCGTGCGCAGATGGGCACGCCGCGCAAGACGCTCCTCAAAGATGCTGAGGAAGCGGCCGACCTAGTTCTCCTGCCTCGGCGCGCCTGA
- a CDS encoding SDR family NAD(P)-dependent oxidoreductase, protein MEHSIALVTGTTSGVGYEAARLLATNGYRQVIVTGRSLARVQETAAQLAAQTKTQVFTPLELELDERTSVQSALVELVKRGQPIDFLLLNAGMVPGKQRVITAAGVEASQAPLIGHHQLTVGLLRANLLSPNARIVIASAEPARGGVPMFKYTDVDALAAKYHGGDLTAAMEALLRNGPNVKYVPNNAYADAKLIVAWWAAALARRLPSGMAVYAVSPGAATATNVSRQASLAVKYLFIPIANLIPGMNQTPETAAGRYIQASKFGTDVSGQFFASAQGKFSGPIEAQRHPHLLDGANQEAAWQAVVNVSGVNLSNLASFAPSIVQNSSKLARQP, encoded by the coding sequence ATGGAACATTCAATCGCGCTCGTCACCGGCACCACCTCCGGGGTCGGTTATGAGGCAGCCCGCTTGCTCGCCACCAACGGCTACCGCCAAGTCATCGTCACCGGGCGCAGCTTGGCCCGGGTTCAAGAAACGGCCGCTCAGCTCGCGGCTCAGACCAAGACACAGGTATTCACGCCGCTGGAGCTGGAGCTGGACGAGCGGACCAGCGTTCAATCCGCCCTCGTCGAACTCGTCAAGCGAGGTCAGCCGATTGATTTCCTACTGCTCAATGCCGGGATGGTCCCAGGTAAGCAGCGGGTGATCACTGCGGCGGGCGTCGAGGCTTCTCAGGCCCCGCTCATCGGCCATCATCAATTGACTGTCGGATTGCTCCGCGCCAACCTGCTGAGCCCCAACGCGCGGATTGTTATTGCCAGCGCGGAACCTGCCCGAGGGGGCGTACCCATGTTCAAGTACACCGACGTGGACGCACTCGCTGCCAAATACCACGGAGGCGACCTGACCGCTGCTATGGAAGCCCTGCTGCGCAACGGGCCGAACGTGAAGTATGTGCCCAACAATGCGTATGCCGACGCGAAGCTCATCGTTGCTTGGTGGGCTGCGGCGCTGGCGCGCCGGCTACCCTCCGGCATGGCCGTATACGCCGTGTCGCCCGGTGCCGCGACCGCTACCAATGTTTCGCGACAAGCTAGCCTGGCCGTGAAGTATCTGTTTATCCCAATCGCGAACCTCATTCCCGGCATGAATCAGACGCCGGAGACGGCGGCGGGCCGGTATATCCAGGCCTCGAAGTTCGGAACCGACGTCTCAGGGCAATTCTTCGCCTCGGCTCAAGGGAAGTTCTCAGGCCCAATTGAGGCGCAGCGCCACCCACACCTCCTCGATGGCGCTAATCAGGAAGCCGCGTGGCAGGCCGTCGTCAATGTCTCCGGCGTCAACTTGTCGAACCTCGCATCCTTTGCGCCAAGCATCGTACAAAACAGTTCAAAACTAGCAAGACAACCCTAA